TACGTCTGATACTCAGATGagtgaacaaaaacagacataaaacaggaaaagacgAGATTCCTTCAACGCTCAGTTTGTATGTGAGGGCCACGCGATGATCACATGTTTTTCTCATGATCCACAGGCTGTAGCAGAGGAATATAACCAGTTGAAGGATCTGAAGCAGGTGAGGAAACATGATGATGCATTCTATATACTAAACTCCATCAAGACATATTGAAGTTAGTTTTGGAAATATTACAGATTTTGTTCGTAACATCAAGTTACCAAATGtcacatcatttatttttcattgtacacattttcacataaatTGCCTGTAATTTGTGTTCTCTCTAACTCAGACTGCCATTAAtagcttttatttctgtttaaaagaagaagagttAACATTTTCACCGTGTAGTATTATTATAAAAGTCACGTCACTCTGGATCATAGATATGCATTCACTGTTTTGCAGTATGAGATGACTCATCtgtgctctctctgctctgtagACATCAGACTACCAGCTGAAAAAGAAGCGGTGTCGCAGGCTGAGACACAAACTGTTCCACATCAAACGCATGGTGAAGGACTACGACAAGAACCACTCGTGAATGCACTGAGTGCTGACGCTGAGCTCTGTGGtccacacagcaaacactcacagaaacagGCCAAGATACACTCCAGAATACGGCAAAGACTCTGACATCCTGAGACCAAAGTTACCTGTACagaaccaacacacacacacacacacacacacacacacacacacacacagggaacatTCTGTATGTTAATAATGATCAccttgtgttttccttcattcactctgatcaGTTATGTACAagtaactcttttttttttggaaggaaATGGAAGCAGGACCCTCAGCTGTAGCCACTTCCACAGCAAACACTGCCATTTTTTCTAAAAgattcagctctttgtttgcagtgttcaGCCCCGTGTGGATCAGAGGGCGTGCAAGGAGGGAGGTTGTTTGAAAGTCACCCGACCCTTAGTCACCTGTGATAACACTGTGCTCGGTTTCTGTAGCTCTGTTTGCTCTTCAGATTGGCAACTTTTCGTTGTTTTATCTCCACAGATAAGAGGTGGAACAGTATTGTGGAGAAGGTAGTGATGGCTGAGGGTTGCTGGGATTGTTTGCTGCCAAATATGCAGTATCTTTTAACCCTTGGTGTAGCATTATCTTTGTGACAGATGAGCTTTGGTTGGGCTTTTCTCATCTTCTGCATCAGTGTCTGTATCTAACTTTGTCATCAGTGAAATTAACTGCTTTTTGCTGGAGTCATGTGAATTTCTCATGTGTGCTGGCTTTTTGTCTAAGCTAAGATTTTGATACAGATTATCATAGACGCAGTGAGACCAAAAAGGGGACAGCTGGCCAATGAGATACATGTGTGGCACTGTTGTGTTGTATATAAACTTGTAATGAATCCTGTTCATACTACACACCATGAACAAATTTacagtgtgtatctgtctgttaGATTCTGCAGGTATCTTAGCATTTGTGATGACACTACCTGTTATTTGTTCATACTAAAGAcccattgtctttttttaatcagtggtCATTCAAAGTGTGTTCAAGCTATGCAAATAAGTAAAAACATCCAGactatttttctatttttcatcaTGCATGCTCCTCAACAAACTGGAAAACACTGTCTGTCGTAGTATGTAAGCTGCACTCATCTTTTTCGTTTGATTCTTTACCAATGAAAGTGATCATCTGCTAATTCCATGTGTGGTAATGTTTGTATTAATCCGCTTGATGTGCAAAGTGTTACGATCTAGTGTGCATTCTAAAATTGTGTAGACACACATTTGATTTGTCATGCGTTTGTATTTTTATGAAGAACATTGTTGTCATTTTACAAACCATTTGCGAgccatttatttttgtatgaatttattttctttgatgcTATGATAAGACCATTTTTGTAACTGTGTACTTCCATAAAGTATGATGTCTAAAAAGTATTGAATTCAGTAAGTAATAAACATTTCTAATTCTCTAATCTCTCTAATTCCCATCtcttattcatttgtttatttttcatttacttAATGGCTTGCTGACCCTCCTGGTTTGGAGATATCTGCAGCTCTTTGCATCTGCAGTGAGCCTCCAGCAGGGAGAGCAGGGACACTGTTGATCCGATCACAGCTCACTGTGAGCTGTTGCTGCCCTCATCTGGTAAACCACTTTGAAAATCTTTTGCTGGGGCTGTTGTTGCTTGATCCCAATTCCATACACACTGgctgtgtacagtatgtgcttttAGTGCAGATAGTGAAGAAAAATATCAACgcatttcaatcattttataCTTGACAGAAAATTATATAATACATCAATCACAGTCAGATCTTTCCATCGCTGTTTCGCCACCATCTGCAATTTGAATTTTCTGTTGCCTTTGTGTACTGCGTTGTCAGATAATAGTGTACACGAACAGCACACTAATGTTTTTAGTTTGCATACCAACACCTACCAGTGCAAATGTACTACACACTCAAAACCCGATTATAATTAATATGTAGTATGGAATTGGGGCACAGCTCTTAGacccaaattattattttaactgAATATCACAACCTACTTAGACTGCGCTTGCTCTGCCCTTACTGTCACTTTTGCTGTCATTCTCTCTTACTATGTGCTAAAAGCTGCCTTTTTCTGGAGTACCTTCTTCATTTCATGAGACCTCATGAAATGAACTTAGGTTCCTCTGCCAATTTGGGAAACATGGATTTGATCTATAATAAAAGCGCATGTCAAGTTTAAACAAATAATAACAGTATGATGTTACAGAGTGTCAGTATttggaggacaaacacaagtAAGTAGCTAAATATCGAGTAAACATGATGGAATAGATGCTTTTATAGCAGTTTGGAAAGataatttaaagaaataaattcagaagtcatgtgactgtgtgtaacCTTTTATGTTTAATACAAATGTGTACATGTAATATCTGGAATAGAGCTGCAACTACCCATTATTCTCAACATCAGTtaatctgttgtttgtttttgtgatttaaTGGTTGATTTAGTCTATAGAATATCACAAATGGTGAAAAAGGCCTGTAACAAGTTCtcaggtgacatcttcaaatgtcttgttttatctgatCCGTCGCCTCAAACTGAAACATCTTAATTAAACAATCCTGACATTGTGAAGCTGGGAccagcaaacatttttttactTGATTTAACAAACTGTCTGTTAATTAACTAAGGAATTAATTGACTAATTATTTCAGTCCCTATCAGGAAGTTTGACGCTGAAATTGCCAGCAGTGTTTAAGAGTTTTACAgacgtgtatgtatgtgtgtctcagtgtctcagatACTCCAGTCATCGACAGAAGGAATGTGCATACTTTTATTTCTAGTAATGCAAAAATAACCAGTTAGCCATATGAACGTCTCTTGCATTTTTAAGTTTGGCATGATCATAGAAACATGCTTCTTTTCAAACGTAAAGCTACATTCAATTCACTAGAGTTTATATTCcaacaaataacacaaagtgATTCAAGGACAGCATGATGAGCTGCTGGCAAAGATGTTTTAACAGCATCGGGGACCAGGGCCATTACTGCCTTTTTATGACATAATAACAGGTAATACAAAAACTCCACATTTATCCCCacattgtcttttctttcagtcagtTAATTTGGCAAGAAAAACTTTGTCACACTGAGCTGTGGTTAATGGCAATAATACTCATGAATGTGACCTCTTCGTATCCTTTTATCTCAGTACCAACAAACACCATAACCTTTACAACAGTTACAACACTTGGAGTACCTTGCATAAGCATAATAATTATCTGAAAGTGACCTCTGTCCACTGGGCCATGCTTTAACACACCGCTTTTAAAAGGGGaccacaaatgtaaaaacaaacaaaaacaatcaaataaaaTGAACCACCTCTACCTTTATAAAAGCAGAGGCAACAGTCTCCAGTTTGAAAGGCTCAAACTTAGTGTGTCCTCTTACAGCAAGcattacatttcaaaacattctCAAATATATTTTGGCCAAAgtctggtggacagacaggtcagCAGGGGAATATTACTATTTATTGTTTCTGTGATAAAGATACCTTGATCCCTTTATGTTTATCTTTAGCACATGAATACACAATCTCTGTCTTGGATGTATAAAACATGAGGTAATAATGTTGAACGGGGATGTGACTGTCTGAGGAGCCAGGGTGTGTTTGAATACATTCACCTCCACTTCCTGTCGATTACCACTGCACTAACATTATTGTATAATATACTATATTAAAGGAATTGCTCAACAATTTAAGAAATACAACTCACTTTCTTGCATACAGAGCACAGTAAATAAATAGCTGGAAccaacagctggttagcttagcttagcatgggCTTAGACGGactctgggaaaaaaaataattattaaataaaacagTTGAAACTCCATGAAATTACTGAccctggcaaaaaaaaaaaaaaaaaatagcccaGCATATATctatctttggacagagccaagctaactgttccacctgtttccagtctttatgctaagctaagctaacaggcctCACCATCATCTTTACTGAACAGACATCTAAGTGGaattgatcttctcatttaaatctgcaagaaagcaaataaacaaattccctaaaatgctgaactattccttATAACATTATAAGCATAATGCCTCGTCTTGTATATACAGTACTTCACATAGTACAATATACAATACAATGCCCATGCCTCGTTTTAATGCTGTACAAGGTGATACCTTGCAGTCTTCATAAATACATTTGGTAACAAAGTCTGATATTTCATTGCACATATCAAACATGACACAACAAAGGTATGATCTGCTCGTGTGATGATATAAAGCTTTGGAGCTGCCTCTTGAGGCCAGTTCTGTCTATAAATGTGGCACTGCTATGGCTTCATTTTgactaaaaaaagaaattagagGGAAAACACACCGAGCCTGGGTTCAAACTGAGTCACATTAGGGGTGATATGGGAGGAGGTAGTACAGGCACATGGCCTCATGTCAGAGTCTGCAATTTAATAAaagccctgtttttttttttttttgtctagaATGAGACGGAGCGAGATCAGATAGAGGTCAGATCAAAACTGACAAGTGCTGCAAACATACTATATGATGACAATTACACATTTTTGTTTCCCTGAAAGCAGCTTTGGTGTGACTTCCACCAAGCTATACAGAGCTAATATGGGGAAAGCTGACCTCTATGTTCATAAACAGGACCTTAAACTTCTGAGATCCCAGTTTGTATCTATAACATTCAGTTTGTACTTGTGTGTAATCTCTGTGAGCTCTGATTCCTTGCAATCTGATCTCGGTCTGTCTCACTCTGGAGTCAGCAGGGTTCACTGTCCCGCGGCATAGGGCCAGCTGATGGAGCTCCCTGATAGCTGCATGTCTCGGATCAGCGTCTCGATGGGTGTCTTGCCCACCAGCCGCATGAAGAAGAGCTGGGAGATGAGGTTGGCTGGCACGGCGCGCAGAGCTGGGAGGCGCAGCAGTAAGCGGCCGAAGCGCTGAGGCTGGTTGGGATACTGCAGCCTCTCGTACTCTGTTAGGGCGACCTGGGCCTTCTCCTGCAGGGACTCCACGTGGGCTGGGTCAGTTAGACCACATGCATCTGTAGGGCAAAAAACCCCCCAAAGGTTTATCACtatttgatttttctgtttttacatgttttctaTTTTACACTTGTACACCAATTTGAAATTGTACATTCatgcttttacatttttggtCCCTTTATGGAATAATTGGTTGGGggaaaaaatacacttttcttgctgagagttagatgaatCAATGTCACTTTCATATCTGTCAGAGACTTACAAAGCTTCAGACCAGCGGCTGgctagcttagtttagcataagactgagagcagagggaaacaggtagcctggctctgtgcaaaaGTAGCAAAATCTGCCTGCCAGCACCTTGAAAACAGTCACCgcacccagccaagaaataggCACATATCTCCTGTAAACAAACATAACTTTGATTTCTGTGCgggtcaaacaaacaagagtttgtgagctttagaggtgctctTGGGTGGATGTTGTTATCTTTGAATGgggccaggctaactgtttacccatttccagtcttaatgccaGGCTtagctaaccatctcctgggcgttgcttcatatttaatgggcATGGAAATGGTATTTCCCCTACAGTGAGGTCAGAGGATCTCTGGAGCTGGTAGGGATTTGATGTCTTACTCGCTCAGAAACCTGAACCCTGTCTAATACCTCACACATcgtcctgttttgttttccattaagACACTTGGGATCAGTTGAGTGTGAAGTGATCCAGTTACAGCAGCAATTATCATTCAGTCTTTTTGTAAAAATCCAACTTACCAGGTGAAAAGAGTGCAATGGCTTTGAGGCAGCTGTACTCGGCTGTGTCCACCTGCAGCCTGTTCAGCTTGTCCACCTGGTCCTGGAAAACCCTGACCTGGTCCATGAAAGACACCACGCGCTCAGCAGACATGGGCGATGAATGAAACCCAGCAGCTGCCAGCAGAGGAGCCATATGTATGGGCAGAGCAGACTGGGCCGCATTCAGGATGAACAGCTCGCTCCAGCTCAGCCTCAGCAGCGCCACCTGTAGGGTCAATTAAATTGAGAAAAGGTCAGTTAGAATAGTGGGTCCCAGTGGAGCTTTTtccacagcagccattttgacaTGGCAGGAGAAGCACAAATGTTACTAATAACATGAACAGTGTTCTATTCCAAGCATCCCTGTCGtcgtgacagtgagccagcatgcattATACCAGGCCCCTGAAACTTAAGCAGCTAAATGGCATTCAGCCATCactgattttattatttacacctgtgcttttcctactgtgacatgtcaataATGCCATCTGTCAAAAAGACCTCTCTGAAGGTCAGGAGTTCACTCTAAGGCCATAACTTCTATAGTTATTGCTTCATTTTTAGGGGTCACAAGTGATGATGACAAGGACCAACTGACTTAAGGGGAAATGAGCATCTTTATGTGGTTTAAAACTCTGTGACATTCAACagttaagatttttttttttaatctgaggCCTCTCTACACATATCAACTTTGAACTCTGCGGTAATTGTTTGACTTTAGTCATGTCTACCAATGCGAATAGTCCAACTGTACTTTAAACCAAGTGTCAACAACATGACAAAGAAAGGATGATGTCATTTTGTAAGTTCAGCACTCGTTTGCCAGTGTTCAGTTTTGGTATTTTGCTGATAACTCATGTTAGGTACATAGATGAATCTTTGAGAGTGTGGGTATGACATtagagctgcagtttgtggctGAAAAGATGAGTGTTGGCTTATGTTTCTCGGCGCCGAAACTGTAATCTggttttctgaataaagaaaGCACAAGAAAAGAAGAGGTCATGTATGTCTTAGCTGACCTGCTCTGAGACTGGCAGCTCTGGGAAGTATGGGATGTTTCTGGCCCACTCGATGGTGCTGAAGAGGAGCCGAGCGGCCAGCTCACAGATGCTGTCAATGCCCATGACAGAAGCCCCGCTCGCAGACGCCTGCATCTGTGCCTGACTGTATGGGGTCCCGTAGCGGCTATTGGGGTATGGCTCAGCCCGGAGGAGCTGGGAGATGAGTTCTGACACCGGCTGCCCGTTGAAGTAGTCTGCCCCAATGTGACCTGGCACCGCACCTCCAACCCCCCCTCCCAGGGAGTTTGGACTGATACCTGGGTGAGATGGAGGGATTCGGCCCCGCTGgactgctgcagagacagtgaAGAGCAATAACAGACTGAGAGTCACACAGGGTGAGTGAAAGATGTTAGATGTTTCTTGATGTATACCAGGTGACAGAAGACGTATTTCCTATCAATCAACTTTATCTTCTGCAAAAGGTTTTGAAGCAACATCCTACAATGTTCTACTCAAGCAAAAGTACATGCaaaagaaacactgctgctttacTGATAACGGAGATGGTTTAAAATGTGCACCAGTTAAGatatttttttaacaattcCAGTGAATCCAATCTAATCCAAATAAATCCATCCAAATAAATACAAGCAAGTC
The Chaetodon auriga isolate fChaAug3 chromosome 3, fChaAug3.hap1, whole genome shotgun sequence DNA segment above includes these coding regions:
- the nr2f6b gene encoding nuclear receptor subfamily 2 group F member 6b isoform X2 codes for the protein MAMVSGGWGNPNGDTNGLGEKAYLRREEEEGSPQAGSSDVDIGDEDKACVVDCVVCGDKSSGKHYGVFTCEGCKSFFKRSIRRNLNYSCRSNRECQIDQHHRNQCQYCRLKKCFRVGMRKEVQRGRIPPSHPGISPNSLGGGVGGAVPGHIGADYFNGQPVSELISQLLRAEPYPNSRYGTPYSQAQMQASASGASVMGIDSICELAARLLFSTIEWARNIPYFPELPVSEQVALLRLSWSELFILNAAQSALPIHMAPLLAAAGFHSSPMSAERVVSFMDQVRVFQDQVDKLNRLQVDTAEYSCLKAIALFSPDACGLTDPAHVESLQEKAQVALTEYERLQYPNQPQRFGRLLLRLPALRAVPANLISQLFFMRLVGKTPIETLIRDMQLSGSSISWPYAAGQ
- the nr2f6b gene encoding nuclear receptor subfamily 2 group F member 6b isoform X1, with translation MAMVSGGWGNPNGDTNGLGEKAYLRREEEEGSPQAGSSDVDIGDEDKACVVDCVVCGDKSSGKHYGVFTCEGCKSFFKRSIRRNLNYSCRSNRECQIDQHHRNQCQYCRLKKCFRVGMRKEAVQRGRIPPSHPGISPNSLGGGVGGAVPGHIGADYFNGQPVSELISQLLRAEPYPNSRYGTPYSQAQMQASASGASVMGIDSICELAARLLFSTIEWARNIPYFPELPVSEQVALLRLSWSELFILNAAQSALPIHMAPLLAAAGFHSSPMSAERVVSFMDQVRVFQDQVDKLNRLQVDTAEYSCLKAIALFSPDACGLTDPAHVESLQEKAQVALTEYERLQYPNQPQRFGRLLLRLPALRAVPANLISQLFFMRLVGKTPIETLIRDMQLSGSSISWPYAAGQ